The following are encoded in a window of Rosa chinensis cultivar Old Blush chromosome 4, RchiOBHm-V2, whole genome shotgun sequence genomic DNA:
- the LOC112197735 gene encoding uncharacterized protein LOC112197735, whose translation MAMKRDLPESDKRLCRGCGSSERWLLHYIRLRGTFQRLCTNCVLKNHPGLFCPVCLDVFDFDHPPPARDRVMCVKCPSIAHNDCANCASFECPPCSQSAFSFFNFERNNAEAAAMLLGKESAKAFVAAAKIAANSMKKAAAAARSDAERRVKEAVSAKKRAREALEVLAFLVNKEKEEKDSKGGGELNSGRVEPQKQKSETNPGAMQVLANLATSMATEGTNGVRGNQLQTNDMEEGGDQVKEGA comes from the coding sequence ATGGCGATGAAGCGAGACCTCCCGGAATCCGATAAGCGCCTCTGCCGCGGCTGCGGCTCCTCCGAGCGGTGGCTCCTCCACTACATCCGCCTCCGCGGAACCTTCCAGCGTCTCTGCACCAACTGCGTCCTCAAGAACCACCCCGGCCTCTTCTGCCCCGTCTGCCTCGACGTCTTCGACTTCGACCACCCGCCGCCGGCGCGTGACCGCGTCATGTGCGTCAAGTGCCCCTCCATCGCCCACAACGACTGCGCCAACTGCGCCTCCTTCGAGTGCCCTCCCTGCTCCCAAtccgccttctccttcttcaactTCGAACGCAACAACGCCGAAGCGGCGGCGATGCTCCTTGGGAAGGAATCCGCTAAGGCCTTCGTGGCCGCGGCGAAAATCGCGGCCAATTCGATGAAGAAGGCGGCCGCCGCCGCCAGGAGCGACGCCGAGCGCCGCGTCAAGGAGGCGGTCTCGGCGAAGAAGAGGGCGAGGGAGGCGCTGGAGGTGCTGGCGTTTCTGGTGAATAAAGAAAAGGAGGAGAAGGATTCGAAAGGCGGAGGAGAGCTGAATTCGGGTAGAGTGGAGCCCCAGAAGCAGAAATCGGAGACGAATCCCGGTGCAATGCAAGTTCTGGCCAACCTTGCTACTTCTATGGCGACTGAGGGAACCAATGGGGTGCGAGGTAATCAATTGCAGACCAATGATATGGAGGAAGGAGGTGATCAAGTCAAGGAAGGAGCTTGA